The sequence below is a genomic window from Harmonia axyridis chromosome 1, icHarAxyr1.1, whole genome shotgun sequence.
CCGTAATCGatgaattttataattgaatAAGATACCTATTATATCAAAAAACATCGGAATGCattttctaacatttttcaatgttagACGAAGACTAGGGATTCATGGCCttagggccgccgccagacattttggtgccccagcaaaataaaattttgccgccctgATTTATCTTATTtacctgaattttctttgaagaagcctctgttattcctctcaggcattatttcaattcctttatgaaatcgtctttttcatcttaaaaacacattctcaattttatcaaaaaacgtCCTTAATTTTCAATAGTACGTCGCTCTATAATTATATATCTAGTAAAAATACAACGTAGTTCTTAaagttatttctatttatataacTATAGTTGAAAGCATCTATTCGATTAAAATTGGCTcttggaaattcattattttctactaagaaatcatttttgtgtcaaaaagtaTTTCTTCGCACCCCTACAATTCGGCGCCCcagcaaaatgtccggtttgccggttCTAGCGGCGGCCCTGCATGGCCTGACTTGATATTCAGGGCCtccgccaggagcggcatatCGGGTATTTTGCCGGCCGTGATTTATGATTTATttctagtgaaaaaaaaaatgaaaaatatgaatgttgaaagaatttagCTAATATTGGGAAAAATTAAATTACAGTTCGCACGCAAAAATCGAAGCAATTGAAGTAGAGGAAAGTCACCAAATATGGAATACCATTTTGTTTTtgggatataaaaaaaaaacttcatataaattaaatcaatttAATGTTTTTACTAATCGGTCATACATTTATATGTAGTAATTAACAGCCTTTAATCAAATATATTAGTTATCAAATTAAAATCTAacacaaaaaacaaaatcacaaaTGAGTAACCAAATATGGAATAGGTATCCATATATGGAATATAAGCATAAATCAActtaacaataacaaaaatggaCATTAATATCTTTGAgatcaatcaaataaatataatattgtaacgtttttcggttaattaaatcggtatttctggctaacactaatttatttcaggtacacaactataaataactatttacagatgatttatttcgactattacactaatttattttcactactacattaatttatttctacaacttatatctaattgagtgtacggcactgaccgcCGATTCTTTCGCACTGCCCTGCTCTGCGGCTTCGAATGGTTATATACCGCTCGCATCTCTCTAGAAGCGTCTCGATCTTTCTATCCAGCTCCCGGTGCttccggtaccttctagaaagaggcagtggcgtagggcttgcgaattcgttacaCTGCCCCCTTCCTAGGATGTTCAGTCCCTGAACATATCCGGCACGGTGGCTGAAACTACAGGATTCTCCGTTTCTGCAATTTCCTGGTTCACAGAAATAGCACCTAACAGTCTTCTCTTGAACTTTGATCCTCTCCTCAAAGTCGCAATACCTCCCGATCAGATCTTCCAGTTTCTCTTCCTTGAGAGCGTCGTCCCTCGTTATCAGCCAATTCACGAATACGGACACCTCCTTCTTGAATAAATGAACGTCCAGGTTCTGATCGCAGATATCCTTTCGCTTCTTCCAAGTCCCTAATCCAAGCTTCAGGATTTTGATCTTCTCGGCAATGTCTTGGTCAATATAAACCTGGGATGGTTCCAATTGCTGCAAGTTATATTTCTTCCTCTCTGCGCACACAGCAAGATATTTGTAAGCTTCCAGCGTATCTTCCCTCTTGCTGTCAATGTGCTCATTGGTTTCTGGGAATTCCTCGACAAGTTTCTTGGCCTCTTGCTCTCTAAAGTTCGCCTTGTCCTCGATCACTTCCAACCCGCCTTCGAAAGTCTGAGGTTTTCTGAGCAAATCTTGGTTACTTTCCGAGTCTTGACTATTGGTATCGTAGCATAAGTCAACCTCTTTCTCGCTTATCCAAGAGATTATTTCTTCAGCTCTTCTATCGAACATATGCACCTGTTTTGCTCCGACCAAGAGTTCATTCAGACCGTTTACCAGCTCCAAGAGGTCCTTCCATTGAGTCTGGACCTCAATCATCTTCTCCTGGATCTTGGCGCTATATCTGCATTTAGCTTTTATCAGAGCATTTCCACTGATTAAACATGATTGGAGCCTTGCCTCGCTATTCATTAAACTAGCGTAAAAAGTGTCGAAGGCATGAATTAGAAGTTCCGCATGCTCGACATCAACTCCAtgcttttcaattttggaattgGTCATCTGGTCCTTGATCCATTCTTGGAGCTTGGTGCACTCTTGGAGGAATCCGAAATACTGGAAGGCTTCAGAGAGGGATACTTCCCTCTGAGCCACTAGCTGACGTAACTTCTTGTACTCTTGCACTATTTCTTCCTCTCTTTTCTTGATGTTATCTTGCACTATTTCTTCCTCTCTTTTCTTGATGTTATCTTGCACTATTTCTTCCTCTCTTTTCTTGATGTTATCTTGCACTATTTCTTCCTCTCTTTTCTTGATGTTATCTGCATCGTAGTGCTCTCTTTTCACAAGATTGCTACACCTCTGAGATAATTTATCGATCGTTTCCTGGTAAGCTTCAACTTCAGCAGTTATTATACTCAGCTCTCCCTGCAACATCTGAATGGAAATCTCATCTCTACCAACCTCACTTGTTGCCAGAGCCGACAACTTGTCATAAATCCAGGCCTCAACTTCTGAACTCTCCTCGTAAAACTTTTCCGATTCCAGGGAATCTTGCAACCTCAACATCTTCAGACTGGTCATATCCTTTACCATCACAAATCGATTCTCCAATTCCTTCACCTTCGCACTGATATCATTGGAGAACTCATGACCGGATCTCATCATGTTGACCGCCCTATCCATCAAACTTTTCACGATGTGTTCCTTCGAGTTCAGCTCGACCTCCAGCGTCCGATACTTTTTCTGTAAGCTCTGGACCACGGTAAGACTGATACCCAGGTCCAAAGACGCTGCCAGCGATTTCCTGTCGCTCAACCACTGTACCTCCTCATCTATCTCGTTGATGCTCTCGTAGTTTTCTAGGTGCTGTCGGTAGTCATTTTCCAAAGCGGGTTGACATCTTAGGATGTTGTTGTCTGAAGCCAAATCGTTTCCGAAATCGTTACTAACTTGAATCTCAATTTCACCTAGCCAAACCTCAAACTCTTCGACGGACCTCCTGAAGAGCAGTGCTTGATATGCCTCGTTCAGCTTTTCCCGTTTGATCTGCTTGAGTTCCATCAGTCTCTTCCAATCCTCTTTGATTTCCTCCAGCCTTATGACTATTCCATCTTTGGCATAGTGATTCGAATGTAGTAACACTTGTCCGTCGTTTATTACGCTTTGCACTCTTTCATCGCTGTCCATAACCTCTGCCTCAAATGTAGAATGCTTCTGGATTTCTCTTTCCAGGTTATGAGGTTCCCTATAGCTCTCATCTGCCGCTATCTGAAGCTTTTGTTTTAACCACATCTCCACGCTGCAAACATTCTTCAGGAATTCCTGAAAGGCCCTGTATTCTTTCAGTTTCAGTCTTCTGGCTTCCGTCATTTGCAAACGTTCTTTTCTTCTATCTGGTGTAGCATCcatcatttttgacacttcctCCAGAATATCAGGAAGTGTCTGATATCTGGTTCCTTTCATGATCCTCCAGTTCCTTGGATTCAACCTCATTCCTAGTATTCTCTAACCTTTTCGTAATATCCATCATTCTTCTACAATTATCCTTTATTTCATTTCTACACGATTTGAAACTTTCCtttatttctgtggtatagtcCTGCACTTCCTTGGTCAGTTGTTCAAAAGCTTGCTTAAAGAAATCCAAGGTTGTCTGATCCATTTTCCTTGACTGCGATTCTCGTAAATGGCATTCAAAAATATGGTCACAAAAATGTTCACACTACTGTCCACAGATATTTTGACGAGAATGTCCACAGAAATGTTCACGATTTAATTAACTCTCGGTTCGAAAACACACGCGAACCCCACATCTGACACCAATTGTAACgttttcggttaattaaatcggtatttctggctaacactaatttatttcaggtacacaactataaataactatttacagatgatttatttcgactattacactaatttattttcactactacattaatttatttctacaacttatatctaattgagtgtacggcactgaccgcCGATTCTTTCGCACTGCCCTGCTCTGCGGCttcgattggttatataccgctcGCATTTCTCTCTAGAAGCGTCTCGATCTTTCTATCCAGCTCCCGGTGCttccggtaccttctagaaagaggcagtggcgtagggcttgcgaattcTTACAATATATTGTGATAAATGAAAGAAGTTACATAATTACTTGCAAAAGTCACAGATCCAAGTATCAAACTCTGGACCAGCACAATCATAATGTGCCGAGAGCCCACACATCAAGCATTTAATCCAGTTTTCTCCACTTTTATCCATGGAAAAAAGTCTTGAACAGAACATTCATTCTGCATCATCAGAGTCAGGAGGTAATTGTTCCATCAACTCATCATGTTCACTACCATCATCAAACTGAATAACGTCTAGTTCCTCAGAGTGTTCTTCTTCACTATTTTTCTCCGTTTGTTTGTTTCTCTCCGTAGTTTTCTTCTTATTCTTTGTCTTGACTAGTTTACTTTCTTTTTCTTGTctcttcatatttttattttctaaatcTTTTTTGTAGGGAGAAGATGTTATGACTGCTGCCTAATTATGGAATATTCCATAATTAGACACCGACGACTGTccatatttggatttttatacTAGTTCAAACTcttctaaatattttttaaagtcacaatattttattgacaaaagATCACAAAATGGTGAAATAAACATAATACCGATATACTAAATAGTATAACAGCTGGTAATACTCGTTTTTCACATACCTTTAAAATTTTCTGCACGACAACAAAACAAAACACGCCTGCCATACGTGAAGCATTCGCGCAATTGACTCGATGGTGTGGGTGTGATAGTTAGTAGACCGAATGAAACAGAAGATGGTCAAATGTTGCGTTTCATACTTATAGTCTCAGAGAAATGGAGGTATTCCATATTAGGATACTATTCCATATTTGGTGACTTTCCTCTATGAATTGATTTTGTTGATGTACACAACACTGCTGTACAATTTCACTCGGAAAATATTCAATggcgtagattttttttttttgaggggtAGGTACCtatgtaatcgaaaaaaaattcgtcaGGTACAAGATAATTCTCCAAGGATCCCCGAAGTCTTTTTTCTAAATAATAAGAtaacagaaagcagatcatagcaTTTctaaaaaatgactgtttcaaatatttcgctatacatatcttggtttttgttcgagatattcggaAGATTCTAAAACAAATCTTCTTTGCATAACTTCGTTTGGAACAACTGATGGCCGTACTTCCCGATATATATCAAAGAGCAAGTTTACATAAAGAAGTAATCAAAACTTCAGCATATAATGaagttgaaaatttgatttccaAAAGAAACCAAACTAGAAATGTATGGATCAATTAAAACGAGAATTTGGCTGCTATCTATTTGGATGAAGGTGCCAATCTTCAGTTTGAAGATATCTTCTTAGAAGAAACTCTTGGAGATCAGCTGAATATTGGTGACCATGTGAATGCCTCTAATCAGCTACTGATAAAAGAGTTAGCAAAATTACTCGAAAAGAGTGGAGTTCTAACTGCAGTTAAAAACATAAACGAAATAGCAGATAAATTCACAATCCCAAAATTAATGGGAGAATTTCGAGCGCAGATCAATGGACTACTGGGCTCGAGAAGAAAGCGAGTGATTCCACAATTCTggggatgaaaacaaaattaaaatccTGAAATCATTTTTGGATAAAGGTGTTGGTGTAGTTGTACACTAATGAAACTAACCAttgaaacaaaatgagaaatatGGAGAGagattttttgtaaaacattcaCAGGTAATAGTTGGTCTCCTATAAGATAtgcattttcattcaaattccaAAAAGGCTCTTTATTAGAATATgcgataaaaaaagaaaaacttttactaaaaataaaaaaatctattgATAGTGAAACATCGATAGATCTGATTGCAACAGGTTTCCCAAATTTTGTTATCCACATGATTGATagaggaaattaaaaaaaatggaaagtctttataatgaaatagaaaaattatttatatacatttggtatataagaaaaattttgaaaagaaaaatgacaAATTCTACTCTAACGAAGAAAGTATAGTAAAGTCGCCttgtgaaatttgtaaaaataaagataaatgaatgaattttcatcCTACAGTAAAATGGTGGTtccagaaaaaagaagaaggaatGCAACACTTTAATAATTCCATATTAGAAGTGGAATTTAACACCACGCATCCAGAAAACTAATAATTTCACCATTAATTAAGCTTAAGGTAACATTGAATGACACGTTGGAAGTATCCGCCGCTATTTATGATACAGGATCAAATGTTTCTTTGATCAATTCGAAAGTCATACATCTATAATCAAATGGGAACAAATCTATGCATAAAACAAAACGAAAATATTGAAGAGACGTATTCATAATAagtgatgaaaatttgaaaatgacttTATAATTGGATTAGATTACAGAATTACAGAACAAGATTTAGAataatacaaaatgaaaaattggagatagaacagaaaatttcaaattctacCAAAAAATCAGAAcagtatgaaataaatttcaatgaacatgtAGACGTAGACATTTTTGTCCTAACTTGTATTTTGAATAATCACGAAGAAACAACTATTCAAAATCTTGTAGatgattagaaaaatatatttgctaAAGATAAATATGATGTTGGCTCGGTAAAATGATTATGTATGCAACAGACAACGTTAAGTTCACTAGATAAATTTTGTCCGTGAGCGCGtaatatatatgtttattacaataataattatatttttttaatgtgcCTCACCATCTTATATTATTACTAGCCGCTACTGCTATagaatacatatatgtatataaaatgaGAATGGAATGTTAGACTGATGGAAtggttataaaaataaataaaaacagtaCTACTTACATATTAGAAGAAACGAATCTCCTATTCCTTTTTCTGGCACCAATTGGAAGTTCATCATCAATGATATCATCATTAATGAAATCATCATCTGTTGCTTCCGTTTCCGAATCAGACACATCTCTTTGGACTAGCTCCGTTTTTTCCTCGGATTTTTCCTCGTCatcctttgaaaaaaaaactacatatTAGTTCGGCCcacaaatattttcactttaccCATAATATACATATACTGAATATAtctaatccaaaaaaaattgttgacgacaacgtttacttaTATCTGTAACGTGAGAAAGAAagatttgataacgaagtttgaaccaaaaatcacTCGAAATAATGGcattttttgatattgaattcgAGGTATGAagaaaaatgatatatttcatgaataatttcaagaataaaatgtcctatacatgggcccaaaaacgctttgttttcgagaaacaggttgtttcttgtagtcctactttatTGTGATGGTTCtaacagtttatcaaatctttattaattttttctacatATTGGGTATTaaggattactgaagaattgcTGGATAAGAaccgacaagaaaccaaaaagtgtagtactggaccagagtttctttttacaattttctaaaGACGGTAACAGTGGTCAACCAAAAATaaattctggtggaaagaaACGGACACTCTCCCAGGAAAAATATCTCCCTGTagatataaattcaaaattagcatatcaaatgatgaaaactttgaattggaatatctataccaaatttaaattaagtatcttgtgaagggaaagtgATATGATAAAAAAACTTAGACTTCAACTTCTGTATCATGTTATAGaactttatttcttaaaatgattcgaGGAGTTGGTCATTTCCGTTTGTAccaccaatttaggaacaccctctatagtcaattcaaaactgatgtcttcacaaataaactgcaattttaatgaaacacattaaattgtaatacacagcacagacaattttttgaagcgaataactcagttcagatCTTTGATAACTggagtattaaaattttgtgacgaaaatgacacaaaacaccgagtaagtgtataccgacgacgaatgcaaaaatcacagattaCAAAACAAGTGAGACGCCGACAGAGtgggatgataaagaaaataatacacCTCGGACGTGCTTGtggtgcaataaaagtaatcatcttgaaagcgataattgAAAGTAaaaagattattggttcatatgatggaaaaattcaagttcttcgtttttgagaaaattctagaatttTATATTCTGGAAATCTTGAGGGGCAATTAACCCCTGTACCACCAAAGTTGTGGAAAGTAATGAAAGTATATGTAGAATCAATACAGATGTAAATTAAATAACGTTAGCGTCAGATAGaccaactcttttcatgaaaaaagttcatgtAAACGTATATTCTAACAAGATTCGTTTTTGAGacacagggtgttgaagtttaaaGAAAAAAACCGTTGTTTATTTgaaactctagtattattacatggattgttttcatattattgaagtcttgataatgcaatttttcgaataaggcaagtgtctcctgccaaaaatcatccagtggcgtagatataggggtgcaataattttttttaatttagaccACTTTCTTATTTTCGAgaacattatttcatttttggaatcaacagAGCtccacaaaaaaaagttttactgAATGTTTTTCATAGAacgtaccattttcgagataatcgagttcATGGCAAACACTATTCACGAAAATctacgaaaaaataatttttcaaattgtccTATTAACGatgaatgaaagtacaaaaattgatgtagtgtattataacgctttcagatggcattcagttgaatatttcagaagaaaaattttgtgaatattttctaTTGTTTAAGTGTCTGGTGAAtgttctttctgaaatgttcaatctAATGCcttctgaaagcgttataatacactacgttaATTTTTGAACTTTcataatgggaaaatttgaaaaattaatttttgtagatttttttgAGTAGTGTTTACTTTGTACTAGATAATCTCGAAAGTGGTACATTCCATGGAAAATACTTGAATCAAGCTCTgttaatttcagaaatgaaacaattttcccGAAAAAAGACTagtaaaaactgttttttttctcaaacttcatcgtatctcgaaaacgaagctttttaggatatatgtttatatgaaattttttcataaaaaagagTTTTTCTATCCGACACCgaaatcattttgaacaaaaatcTGGATCTCCCTGTATAAGTTCTTAATTTTATGATTATATAATGTTCGAAGAAAATAGAATTTTCGAGAAAGAAGGATCATGAATGTGGTATGACAAAGAGTTCGTGTGCCACATTTCATGTAAAACATAGTTTTTATAATTCACGACAAAACCCCTTAACGCCAAACGAacgatattttccaatttttggttttcaataattgtgaaataaaaacggagatttcaatttttcaaaagtttctTTTTAGATATATTTAAACAACgcatatataaaatattgaaatcaataattgaattaaatacaggctattcaattcaaaatatgatAGTTGATATTGATTACTCCCACATGACATAGATCCGAGCATAGATCGCATAACTTTTTATACTTTGAACAAACGTGCAAAAGTATTCTTTCATTGAACAAATGAAATTGTGTCGATGAAAAATagtattcaaaaaagtttacttACATCATCTGAGGACGAATCTATGTCCATTGTTGTTCTCTTTTGTTGCCCTTTACTTTCATTCGCCCCTATTCTTCTTATACGTTTGAATTTCTgcgaaaaaaagaatatatagtAATATCTGAATctatgatttcaaaaaaatataaagataaagCAAATATTTTATGAGGCCTATTCCATGAATGGTTGATTAGATAGtagttgaatttcaataaatttattggtGAATTGAACTAATTCCTTTCGGTTTATTTACAGAAAATGTTTTGATTGCAAACATTGGTTTCGAAATCCTAATAAAAATCCAAAACATTAATTAATCTGAAACTATGAGGGTGAATAGTATTATCTTCAACTCGAAATAATAGATTTTAGCGTCTGTGAATTAATTACAAGGTGAATAGTGTAGTCTTTCCAAATTATTATTGTCAAGTGTAATAGATTtcaattcgccatttttaatatcttgttttataaatttttagggATAATTCCGTTGACACGATAAAGAAAGAATCACTTCTGCTAGAAACAAGATAATCTATTGATTGTGGAACATCGATAGATCTGATTGCAATAGGTTTGCCCAATTTTTTGTTATCAACATGATTGATAGAGGAAATTCAAAGAAAGGGGAagattttcataatgaaataggAAAATTAGAACATTTGttatataagaaaaattttgaaaagaaaaatgacaAATATTACTCTAACGAAGAAAATACAGTAGTGTCACCTCgtgaaatttgtgaaaataaagATAAAGGAATatattttccagaattgaaaaattttctgcatgTCACTACACTATATTTACCTTGTAATCTTCAACTTTATAATTATGTAGTTGTAGTTTCCGAGGAATGATTTTTTCGAATTGTGCTTATGGTTGATTTAAAATATCAAACTTCATTTTTAACTGACaaaaatttgtgaaatgaataaaaacaacgaatacaataaaaaataaaaattttaaatataataccGACCACTAAGGTCTTTCCAAATTATTATTCTCAAGTGTTATAGATTtcaattcgccatttttaatattttgttccTTAAATTTTTATGGATAATTCAATTGAGCTGATATCAAATAAGTAAGATCAACAATACTCAAGAATAAAAATCTCGATATACAATTGaagatataattttcaataatggaGTAAAGTTATTaagattcaaaatttcaaatgtaggCAAAGAATCTAACTGAAATAAAAAGagagcaaaaaaaataaaaatagtattttggatcattttcattttttaataattccttgaacgaattcttcaataacttattttgaatctttagttagtttcaatatagaaagataacACAGGAAttatatgtatacagggtgagtctttgacttgtacatatattttaaccgtagattcttgaggtcaaaagaaacacttttttcatttaccattttttccgattcggctcggttgaaaagatatggccattttaagttttcataatgagctatgccgaacCTGGAAATCAGCCCACTGAAGTTTTCCCAAGCATAAAattataccatttgaactttggaaatgggttactatattagcaaaacaagcataaactcactttttccattcccattggtgaccgaagtattattttcaatataataaatgagttatagcaatttcgtgggagataaatatgttgattatttttctcttgatttctattttatattcgataataataaaaaattcagcttgcaaccacccatattaaatctgatattcatatccaatcatttattttcgctttttcactTCTTTTCGTATTACCAATTCATATAacctttcattttcataaaggtaaataaatgataatcatctgtggacttcccacgttgccaagtttacaatcacaaaacactataatgacaaaaaacctacagaataataagctaaatctatgtacctatgaatactaatcatctcgcatctgtaatgttatgtttaaaggttatgttatgttttgtcaataaaattcaagaaacccaacaaacggttgaagttttgtacataactagaaaggaccccgcacgtttagtacgggaaatggctttccgtgaatttggctgaatttttgatatgttgtagttcttgatgaactgatcagaaaagtccgtagccacaaagctcaaaaatggacagttttcgagatatggagctttgaaaatggattttttgcaatttttggagtttttgctcatcaatcggggagctctcatttctggttttgatggaatttggatgttcggcggccagaacccgactgagaaatgatctaccttggttatagtaggcaccgccatcgataattttttatacactgctccacattggctatgaaatgagatacaaaatccaagatcttccatacatcttttcatgccacacagaataattcacatgaccgagaaacgacatattgtgagatttttttaagagagaccataataactgaatcctcatatatctgatgtccaataatatcaaatatgttagccaaaatgttcataaccaggcaccgctagctgtaatgggggaaaatgggaaaatcataatcatatatcctcagggataacaattgtgatcactattgatgtcatttacatatgatatgtgatttgtttctcacaaatctcgataatctgacaatggggtgccaagacattttcctcagaatgtctcgaaattgatgatagcatctcacagacaaacgaatccgtgaaaatgtctgcagttttgatacaatacagTACTAtctgggtagaatatagaagtccaagtgttggaagctaactatgaatggaacttccgatattaacccacgaattcttgaaaatatatttttttttctatgaactttttgaacttcacacatacgaatgaatattatctaataatatgatcgttggcaaaatgaatgagtatatcaatcaaaaacaatataataatgagaataacattcataataataataacaataatgataattttgccctcgattcgattcataatattctgaatgatttcttgcgattgctaatataatttcaaattgttttttgtttattatcattattgttattattattatgaaagtcactctcattattatattgtttctgattgatctactcattcatttagccaacgatcatattattagatagtattcattcgtatgtgtgaagttcaaaaagttcatagaaaaaaaaattattttcaagaattcgtgggttaatatcggatgttccattcatagttagcttccaacacttggacttctatattctacccgtaaagtactatattgcatcaaaactgcagacattttcacggattcgtt
It includes:
- the LOC123683029 gene encoding spectrin alpha chain, non-erythrocytic 1-like, which gives rise to MMDATPDRRKERLQMTEARRLKLKEYRAFQEFLKNVCSVEMWLKQKLQIAADESYREPHNLEREIQKHSTFEAEVMDSDERVQSVINDGQVLLHSNHYAKDGIVIRLEEIKEDWKRLMELKQIKREKLNEAYQALLFRRSVEEFEVWLGEIEIQVSNDFGNDLASDNNILRCQPALENDYRQHLENYESINEIDEEVQWLSDRKSLAASLDLGISLTVVQSLQKKYRTLEVELNSKEHIVKSLMDRAVNMMRSGHEFSNDISAKVKELENRFVMVKDMTSLKMLRLQDSLESEKFYEESSEVEAWIYDKLSALATSEVGRDEISIQMLQGELSIITAEVEAYQETIDKLSQRCSNLVKREHYDADNIKKREEEIVQDNIKKREEEIVQDNIKKREEEIVQDNIKKREEEIVQEYKKLRQLVAQREVSLSEAFQYFGFLQECTKLQEWIKDQMTNSKIEKHGVDVEHAELLIHAFDTFYASLMNSEARLQSCLISGNALIKAKCRYSAKIQEKMIEVQTQWKDLLELVNGLNELLVGAKQVHMFDRRAEEIISWISEKEVDLCYDTNSQDSESNQDLLRKPQTFEGGLEVIEDKANFREQEAKKLVEEFPETNEHIDSKREDTLEAYKYLAVCAERKKYNLQQLEPSQVYIDQDIAEKIKILKLGLGTWKKRKDICDQNLDVHLFKKEVSVFVNWLITRDDALKEEKLEDLIGRYCDFEERIKVQEKTVRRYRKHRELDRKIETLLERCERYITIRSRRAGQCERIGGQCRTLN